Sequence from the Rutidosis leptorrhynchoides isolate AG116_Rl617_1_P2 chromosome 3, CSIRO_AGI_Rlap_v1, whole genome shotgun sequence genome:
TGCACACCGTGAAAGGACTCAATTCCTTCTTTCTTCCCCAGCGAAATGTAGTAGGAACAGCCTTCCCGCAGTCGCATTAAGGAGATTTTTTCTTGAAACTCTTTACTCCTTCACCCGTAGCAAGTACTCATTTCTATTTAGTTGTTTTCTTACTCTATTCGGCTATTGAACCTGGTTTCCCTCTGCATATGGTAATAGAGAGTTAGACCAGCTTAGAGAGCTCCTCAAAGGGCTAGTTAGtgtttgatcaaatgcttgaatgaaTATATAAAAGTTGCAAGTATATCTGAAGTAATATCGTGTCGGGTTTCAATTCGAATGCAGATTCATAAATACAttctatttcaatttatatttttttCTCTAATTACGTTGAATCTAACTTTTTAACTCCCATTTATATTTGTAACTATGTATGTTTACTTAGACTATTTATTATAAACTTTTTTCATAATGGTAGTGGTACTAAAAAGTTTAATACTGTTGTAGATTTGTTTATGGTTAAATGTGCGTATGTAGTTTAATCCAAAAACATTATACTGAAAAAGAGAAGAAAAATAGTTCATGTGTTATACACAAATTGTTCTTTTCATGAGTCAAGACAGTCATCTCATTGTGTGTAATCTAAGATTTATTGTGaagatatacttgtatatgaaattgaattcgTGTAAACAATGAGATAGTATCACAATGAGTACTTTAGTTAGTAAGGTGATTATGTAAAtgaattttctaaaaaaaaaaaaattccgagAAAGAAAACTTATGTCTATATGAACATCTAGATGAACATGGGAAGTTCCTCTACCGCCAAACTACACTATCATGTTTCCACTAATTTGCATATGGGATGTGTTCAAAATTTGAACCCTATTTTATAAGTATAAATCTTGAATACGGACTAATAGTAGTATTATGTAGGGCTTTAGAGATTTGCAAAATTCATTGTTTCTTCATCTGACAGGTTTGATTTTTTAATGATTGTTACATGTAACTATAGACTGAAAGTTACCATTCTGGTGTACTGACTTGAATTTTAACAAGGAGCCCCCAAGTGAAGGTTGAACCATGTATTGTTACCGGTATCAAGTAGAAATTATATCGAGCGGGTTAGTCTTCAACTATTCTCTTGCTCATTCTAATACGAATGATGTACGTTTTATGTCGACTTATGTTTTTGTGACGAGTTCAGTTATTATTGGTGTGTTCTATTGTGTATCATATTGTGGGTTGATATTTTTTTATCTTGAATTGTAGCTGGAATGGGAGTTTGTTTCACTACTACAAAAATTGGCCATTGGAACCGGTTTTTAGAGCCTTTAGAACCGGTTATAAAACAGGTTCCTATTGGTAGGGGTTCCTAAAGTGtagaaccggttttaaaaccggtttcttTGCCTAACTTTAGAAACCTCTTTTAACATAAAAACAGGTTCCTATGCTAGATTAAAGAAACCTCTTTTCCTTTAAAAACCGGTTTCGATGTAAATTtctataaaaaaacaaaaatttgatTCCCATCTTTGTATAACAAAGACTGGTTGTTGTATTATCTGTTGTATCATCTAAAGAGAGCGATAATTAGACTAACGCTAACAATCAAACAACAAAGAACTTTAATGATAAACCTGTACATATACCAACAAAGttttgtatattaataattaataataaatcttaataaTGATATACAAATTCAAACAAACAAGGAAACGTGGAGCTGGAACACACTAGTGAACTATTACAACTGTTCAAAAAAGCTAGTGTTTGAAGGCATCTTGTTGCTTAATAGCCTTGGAGTTGAATATAATTCGATGTGGTGCTGTTAAAAAAAAGTCGATGTGGAGCTAAGTTTACGTTGCATTCCAGTTGTTCCTATCGTTTGATGGCTGATGCCACATCACCTACACAAACAAGTGAAGAAATAatcaattattaaaaattattaagtaaACAGAGTGGTATTGCATTACAAATATTAGAGAAGACTCGTGAGAATTTTTAAGATTTAATCACAAATGGCCAATTTTTTAGTGAAGGAGAGGTGAGAGTAATTAGATGCTGAAAGTAGATGATGGATGGTGAAGTAAGGGATTTAGTTTTTTGGTCCAAATATTATACTATGTGACTTTGATTTGAATTTTCAACTCCCGCTAAAACATAATTGCATTGAGAGAGGTTTTGGGAAAAGAACAGGTTTCTAAAAGATAGGAAATGGGAGAGGTTTTCTTAAGAAAGAGGTTTCAAAAGATAGAGACCGGTTTCTTGTAAAAATAGGTTCCAAAGGTCAATTATAGAGACCGGTTTTTGCTACCTTATTGTAAAACCGATTTCTATTCATCAAAGGAACCACTTTTTTCACTCTCATCGAAAAATAGGTTTCTATTAGGGGTTCCTATTCCTCTTTTTGTAGTAGTGTTTGTTTGGTACCGTAATTGTTTTTTGACACGTAAATCTTGATTtaaaaaatttaaataataaatttggCTGTATATATGTTTTAGTTttgtttatgtaatgtttaatctgAGAATAATATTTAGATAGGTACAGATGTTCATGCTTACTCTGTAATTGTTGTTGCATTTTCTTGAGTTGTGTTGAGTCCATTGGTCTCCTATACTTTCAACCTCTGAGATACAACGACGTATAGTACACCCCTTGGTGGTTAAATCACTTATGGTTCCTCTTTTTAAGTAACAAAGGTTGGTTTACTATTTGTTTCTTTCTTTGCACGTGTCATGTGTCTTTATGATTAAAAGTTAGAGTGCTCCCAACGGAGACACTTCTTCACCTTAgtcctcagcgccacatcagcgcTACATCAGCACTTTTTTCTcacttccttcccaggactaaacccaggactaaacactcccaaccatgacactccttccttcttcttttttttttaattttttatttttttattatttccaaataatattaatttagttatatatattataaacaataaatatgtaataacataaaactaaaatttcattaaataaataaaaaaaaaacattacaaataattaaaattaaaacatagaatttaaaataaaattacataaaataactACTCTTCGTCTTCGTCTTCGTCTTCGTCGTCGTTAACGTGTGAAGGTCCCGCCTCATCTTGATTGTTTGGATTTCTCGTTGGATCATGTCGAATTCGATAATTAGGTGGAAGACTATAAACGTGTTCTACTAGCATATCTCGTAGTAATCGATGAATGCCCACATCTCTTAAATCCGCATCCGCCCGGATATGCGCGTCAACCCTTTCTTGGAATGTTCCTCTTGCACGTCGAATCGGGCGATAATTCTCTTCAAGTCCACAAAATGCACGTCCGTTGTCCTCGGTTATCATATTGTTTAATATCACACATGTTAACATAATCCTTCTAATTTTTCGGATATAATATGGTCTTGCCGGATGCTGCACAATCGTCCATCGACCTTGTAGTATTCCAAATGctcgttcaatatcttttcttgcagATTCTTGATACCTTTTGAACTTTGATTGTTTTGGATCAATCGGATTTCTGAATGACTTAACTAGCGTGGCCCCCACTCCGGATAAATTCCATCCGCCAAATAATAACCCTTATTAAACGTACACCCATTCACCGTAAACGTGCACGGTGGAGCCTCGCCGGCTAATAAGTCGTTAAACAAATCAGATTGATTAAGTACATTGATATCATTATTTGATCCCGCGGTACCAAAGAAAGCGTGCCAAAACCATCCATCATAAGAAGCTACCGCTTCAAGCATAATTGACGGGTAACCATGGTCACCTCGTGTGTAATGACCCTTCCAACGTGCCGGACAATTTCTCCATCTCCAATGCATACAATCGATGCTTCCTAACATCCCCGAAAATCCATGTATTTGAGCATGTTTAGTGGTCAAACGTTGCACATCTTGTGCAGTTGGTTTTCTCAAATACTCTGTTGCGTACAAGTGAAAAATACATTTGCAAAAATTATTTAAACAATCATATGCGGTTTGTTCACCCATATGCAAATACTCGTCAAAAAGATCGGCCGTCGTAGCATACGCTAGTTGACGTATGGCTGATGTTAATTTTTGAACAATATTAAAACCTAGTAGCCCACAAGCATCACGTTTTTGATGAAAATATGAGAAATACTCAGGAATCGGAGTTTGAGAAAAATTCATTATACCTTGACATATCCGAAGAAACAAAGGTTTGCTCATTCGATAACGTCTACGAAAATAATCATCGGGAAACGTACAGTTGTCgaaaaaataatcattccataaagcTCTTGCACGGCCTTCACGATCTCTATATAAATATCTTCTCGGTGCCCTTGGAATGGGTTCAACTTCTTCTTCGTCATTTAACTCATCTAAACGATCAAGACTTGCGATATCTTCAAGTGCTCGATTATTTGTGGTATTCAAGATTGTTAATACCAAATTCATATCCGGATCGGAATTTGGGTTATTTGgattcatattaatatatatagtgTTTGATAATTTGAGATAGAATTGTTGATATTGGATGAAATATGAGTGTATGTGTGTATGAAATATGAGTGTGTATGAAATTGTATGAAGTTTGAGTGATATATAgagtttaaaagaaaaaaaataaaaaaataaaaagaaactcACCTCCAACGGCCAAAAATTTGACCGTTGGAGAGATTTGGATCGTCCTCACACATGACCAAAAAAGGCGGAGCAGCGAACGAAAAGCTGGACGGGATCGAGGGCGGCCCCCTGGGCTAGCCGCTGCCATCGGCGCCCAGGAGGGCGCGGCCCTGGGCGGTTCTCTGGACGCTTCCGTTGGGAGCAACCTTATAAAACATAGCAAACAATCACTGTATGGGGGGATACGATATTGTAGCAGGGGTGTCTTTGGTGCATGTGCGAAGTGTGCAGTCGCACATGGCCCCAAATTTTTAAGGGGCCCAAAATTTTGAAAAACTTATATAATAATTCATTTATTAGTACATCATAATGGAATATATTACTTGCAGTCTATCATTTAACAAGAAAAACTTAATAGATTGATGTTTATAGGTATTAAAAACAATATAATGGGAGTATTGACTATAAAGAGTTGATCACTTACAGTACTTCGTTATAAAAATGTTAGGATTACGGTTTTATATAAACAATAGTGTAACTACAACGAGTTGACAACTATTTGAGAATAACACTTTGCAACGATTGTTTTGAAATTTTTTAAATTCTATTGATTACGCTAtcatagtattatatattatacgtATTAAAAAAATTAACATTTATAGGGGCCCTTTTTAAGTTTCGAACATGGCCTCAGAAATTAGCGAGACGGCCTTGTATTGTAGCATAAACAACCGTAGTTGTGCAGGAGTATTCAAGGTATGACTAAGTCAGGTTTGCTATTATTACATTCCCACCGAAATAAAAAATTTTAAGCTAGGTGTGTATGTTAAATAATGTTAAATTAGGGGGAAATAGCCGAAGTGAGATTCGGGCCGTGCCATGGAAGATTTTATGCGGCAGCTACAGAATACGCTGTTTCTATACTTGATGTGAAAACAGTGGCGGATCCATGAAATTTTTTCACCAGGGGCGAAAAAAATTTCTAAACGTAGAgattttttttgggcaaaatatagaggtttttgagcaaaatttagagatttttgggcaaaatactaaggttttggagcaaaatatgaaggtttggggacaaaatatgaagggttaggggcaaaaaaaaaaaaaaaaattccaccggggtcaaaatcgaaaaaccgaaaaaattaacactaaaaattgcaaatccactgaggGCGGCCGACCCACCCTGACCCTTCATAGGTCCGCCCCTGTGTGGAAACACAATGCGTTCGACATTCATTACCTGTTAGTACTACCTTCTTGCACTTGATATGTTCAAATTTTTTTAGTCACCTGTACATATTGTAATATGAGTAATAATATAGGGGCATCCAAGACTGTGTTTCCCTGGGATCTGAGTAGCGAGTATTTGGAAGTGGTTACTGAGAACTCGGTTCGAGTGTGGTCTCTTAGTGGCAACAAGTTTCATTTGTGTGTTTTTTATTCTAGCTATACTTCTTTGTTGGTCATCGGATGTTTTCAGGAAAGTTTTTTTATTATAATTTGAAATTGATCAATTGCTATTGCTTTTTCAGTGTTGCTCTATATGCTTAAATTTTGACCAATTCTTTGTTTCTTTGAGATCATATCAACAACAAATTTCCCAAAACACTATTTTGTTAATGTTTATACTTTTAATCTTCAATTCGTTGTGCATTATAAAATTGTTAGTGCTATGCAAATTTTCACTTGCATCCCATTattttaaaaagatacaaaataaggTCCGCACAAAATCCAATGTTGGAAATTGTAAGTGTTTGAGATCGAGAGGGATCAATATAAAGACCTGAACAATTAGAAACGGAGAAAAAATTTCTTTTGAACAATCACCTCAAATAATTggtttaatatataatagatatggTTCATATGTATTCATGATATTGGTTGTTCAACTCATTTAAGTGAATGTTTTAATGTTATGTTTGACGATTGATGTTTACCTTTCGAGTTTGTCGAACGTGATTGCTTTTTCTCAGATCTGCCGGGTACTTCGGAACTTGGTGATATTGGAGGTACTATCTTTtattttagttttgaaagtgttcTTATTGTGTTAGTGAACTGCTATGTTGATTTGTTTTCAGTCATTCTTTATCGTCTCTTGCTGACATTGTTGAGGTGTAGGCTTCACTGTTAAGCTAAATAAAACGGCAGAGGTTTGCTTGGTGGttaagtgtgatgacccgtccaaatccacttgga
This genomic interval carries:
- the LOC139900596 gene encoding uncharacterized protein, with translation MNPNNPNSDPDMNLVLTILNTTNNRALEDIASLDRLDELNDEEEVEPIPRAPRRYLYRDREGRARALWNDYFFDNCTFPDDYFRRRYRMSKPLFLRICQGIMNFSQTPIPEYFSYFHQKRDACGLLGFNIVQKLTSAIRQLAYATTADLFDEYLHMGEQTAYDCLNNFCKCIFHLYATEYLRKPTAQDVQRLTTKHAQIHGFSGMLGSIDCMHWRWRNCPARWKGHYTRGDHGYPSIMLEAVASYDGWFWHAFFGTAGSNNDINVLNQSDLFNDLLAGEAPPCTFTVNGCTFNKGYYLADGIYPEWGPR